Proteins co-encoded in one Micropterus dolomieu isolate WLL.071019.BEF.003 ecotype Adirondacks linkage group LG19, ASM2129224v1, whole genome shotgun sequence genomic window:
- the tsc22d3 gene encoding TSC22 domain family protein 3 encodes MSTEMFAKTPMEVAVYQLHNFSISFFSSLLGGDVVSVKLDNSASGASVVAIDNKIEQAMDLVKNHLMYAVREEVEILKEQIKELAEKNNQLERENYLLKNLASPEQLEKFQSRIPSDVLLPLDNQSAQVTPDQQQQTCIHSTGSAV; translated from the exons ATGAGCACGGAGATGTTCGCTAAAACACCCATGGAGGTAGCCGTCTACCAGCTGCATAACTTTTCcatctctttcttctcctcgcTTCTTGGAGGAGACGTTGTATCTGTCAAACTTGACAACAG TGCCTCTGGTGCTAGCGTTGTGGCCATCGACAACAAGATTGAACAGGCGATG GATCTTGTCAAGAACCATCTGATGTACGCGGTGCGTGAGGAGGTTGAGATCCTCAAAGAGCAGATCAAAGAGCTGGCGGAGAAGAACAACCAGCTCGAGAGGGAGAACTACCTGCTCAAGAACCTGGCCAGTCCAGAGCAGCTGGAGAAGTTCCAGTCGCGCATCCCCTCAGACGTGCTGTTACCCCTGGACAATCAGAGCGCCCAGGTGACCCcagaccagcagcagcagacctgCATCCACAGCACTGGCTCTGCTGTATAA